A part of Acipenser ruthenus chromosome 12, fAciRut3.2 maternal haplotype, whole genome shotgun sequence genomic DNA contains:
- the LOC117416931 gene encoding MOB kinase activator 3C-like: MDLCLGQVFSKDKTFRPRKRFEPGTQRFELYKKAQASLKSGLDLRSVVQLPQGENINDWIAVHVVDFFNRINLIYGTVSEFCTERSCPVMSGGQRYEYRWKDNNLYKKPTKLPALKYMSLLMNWIETLINNEDIFPTRVGVPFPKNFQQVCKKILSRLFRVFVHVYIHHFDSICSMGAEAHVNTCYKHYYYFITEFSLIEHSELQPLKAMTERICT; the protein is encoded by the exons ATGGATCTGTGCCTGGGCCAGGTGTTCAGCAAGGACAAGACTTTCCGGCCTCGGAAgcgatttgaacccgggacccaGCGTTTCGAGCTGTATAAAAAGGCGCAGGCGTCTCTGAAGTCTGGCTTGGACCTGCGGAGTGTGGTGCAGCTCCCCCAGGGAGAGAACATCAATGACTGGATTGCTGTGCACGTGGTGGACTTCTTCAACCGCATCAACCTCATCTACGGCACGGTGAGCGAGTTCTGCACGGAGCGCTCCTGCCCAGTCATGTCCGGGGGCCAGCGTTATGAGTACCGCTGGAAAGACAACAACCTGTACAAGAAGCCCACCAAGCTACCCGCCCTCAAGTACATGAGCCTACTGATGAACTGGATAGAGACGCTCATCAACAACGAGGACATCTTCCCCACAAGAGTAG GGGTTCCATTCCCCAAGAACTTCCAGCAAGTGTGCAAGAAGATTCTGAGCAGGCTGTTCCGAGTCTTCGTCCACGTCTACATTCACCACTTCGACAGCATCTGCAGCATGGGGGCAGAGGCGCACGTCAACACCTGCTACAAGCATTACTACTACTTCATCACGGAGTTCAGCCTCATCGAGCACTCAGAGCTGCAGCCCCTG